From Streptomonospora salina, the proteins below share one genomic window:
- a CDS encoding alanine/glycine:cation symporter family protein, translated as MEEVNQLANDLVTSFTDVFWAWILIPVLAGLSVYFTIRLGAVQLRLLPEMFRTLRSKPETAPDGKKAISSFQAFSISAAARIGTGNVVGVAGAIAVGGPGAVLWMWVMGLLVGAASFVESTLGQLYKVRDPSGYRGGPAYYMQHGLNARWMGVIFAVAITVTFGFVFNAVQSNTIANAIANSAGAAGYATTGWVTAVVGLLLVAVTSMVVFGGVRRIARVAQTLVPFMAVFYILMALVVVVLNVDQVPAVLDRIVQSAFGLQEFAGATLGTVIIQGVRRGMFSNEAGLGSAPNAGATAGVTHPVKQGLVQTLGVFFDTLIVCSMTAFLILSTDPTYGAERGPLLTQEALETGLGGWSLHALTLVLLLLAFSSILGNFYYGQANVAFLTENRGVMTGFKVIFLIATFLGSIGTVQIVWSLADTAMGFMAFVNLMALAPLVGVVGLVLKDYVAQRKQGLDPVFTRDRLPQLRGVQCWDGEQEPSASDGAGKAGS; from the coding sequence GTGGAAGAAGTCAACCAACTAGCCAACGATCTCGTCACCTCGTTCACAGACGTGTTCTGGGCGTGGATCCTCATCCCCGTCCTCGCCGGTCTGAGCGTGTACTTCACGATCCGGCTCGGGGCGGTGCAGCTGCGGCTGCTCCCGGAGATGTTCCGGACCCTGCGCAGCAAGCCCGAGACCGCCCCCGACGGCAAGAAGGCGATCTCTTCCTTCCAGGCCTTCTCGATCTCGGCCGCCGCACGTATCGGCACCGGCAACGTCGTGGGCGTCGCCGGCGCGATCGCCGTCGGCGGGCCCGGTGCGGTGCTGTGGATGTGGGTCATGGGCCTGCTCGTCGGGGCGGCCAGCTTCGTGGAGTCGACCCTCGGCCAGCTGTACAAGGTGCGGGACCCTTCCGGTTACCGCGGCGGCCCCGCCTACTACATGCAGCACGGACTCAACGCCCGGTGGATGGGTGTCATCTTCGCCGTCGCGATCACGGTGACCTTCGGCTTCGTGTTCAACGCGGTGCAGAGCAACACCATCGCCAACGCGATCGCCAACTCCGCGGGCGCTGCCGGCTATGCGACCACCGGCTGGGTGACCGCCGTGGTCGGGCTGCTGCTGGTGGCCGTGACCTCGATGGTCGTCTTCGGCGGCGTTCGGCGCATCGCCCGCGTCGCCCAGACGCTGGTGCCCTTCATGGCGGTCTTCTACATCCTGATGGCGCTGGTCGTGGTCGTACTCAACGTCGACCAGGTCCCCGCCGTCCTCGACCGGATCGTGCAAAGCGCGTTCGGGCTGCAGGAGTTCGCCGGCGCGACCCTGGGCACGGTGATCATCCAGGGCGTGCGGCGCGGCATGTTCTCCAACGAGGCCGGCTTGGGCTCGGCGCCCAACGCCGGTGCCACCGCCGGGGTCACCCACCCGGTCAAGCAGGGCCTCGTGCAGACCCTGGGCGTCTTCTTCGACACGCTGATCGTCTGCTCCATGACCGCGTTCTTGATCCTGAGCACCGACCCCACCTACGGGGCCGAACGCGGTCCGCTGCTGACGCAGGAGGCGCTGGAGACCGGCCTGGGCGGCTGGTCGCTGCACGCGCTCACCCTGGTGCTGCTGCTCCTGGCCTTCAGCTCGATCCTGGGCAACTTCTACTACGGCCAGGCCAACGTCGCGTTCCTCACCGAGAACCGCGGCGTGATGACCGGGTTCAAGGTGATCTTCCTGATCGCGACGTTCCTCGGCTCGATCGGCACCGTCCAGATCGTGTGGAGCCTCGCCGACACCGCTATGGGCTTCATGGCCTTCGTCAACCTGATGGCTCTGGCGCCGCTGGTCGGTGTGGTGGGGCTGGTCCTCAAGGACTACGTCGCACAGCGCAAGCAGGGTCTGGACCCGGTCTTCACCCGCGACCGGCTGCCCCAGCTGCGCGGCGTCCAGTGCTGGGACGGCGAGCAGGAGCCCAGCGCGTCCGACGGCGCCGGCAAGGCGGGTTCGTAA
- a CDS encoding nitrate reductase molybdenum cofactor assembly chaperone codes for MEESEAEAVLRRAASVLLGPPDTRFYERLPLVRRALLELPAIPARRALTRLCDHAATEPESDLRAHHARVFGARRRTLDVLDHTGGDARPRRRLRARISRIYADGGWYRAGSERPDHLAVLLEFAARGAPEHGERMLVRLRPGLERLRTALADYGTAYSGVLDAVCATLPAPERSDAPVGGADGRTARGRAVGGADAAVPAVPMQARRSEEAAAGPRAAERTRR; via the coding sequence TTGGAGGAGTCGGAGGCCGAAGCGGTGCTCCGCCGTGCAGCCTCGGTCCTGCTCGGACCGCCGGATACCCGCTTCTACGAGCGGCTCCCGCTCGTCCGCCGCGCTCTGCTGGAGCTTCCGGCGATCCCGGCGCGCCGCGCCCTGACCCGGCTATGCGACCACGCCGCGACCGAGCCCGAATCCGACCTGCGCGCCCACCACGCCCGTGTCTTCGGTGCGCGGCGGCGCACCCTGGACGTGCTCGACCACACGGGCGGCGACGCCCGCCCCCGGCGCCGCTTGCGGGCCCGTATCTCCCGGATCTACGCGGACGGCGGCTGGTACAGAGCGGGTTCCGAGCGGCCCGATCACCTCGCGGTTCTGCTGGAGTTCGCCGCCCGCGGCGCGCCCGAGCACGGCGAGCGGATGCTGGTGCGCCTGCGGCCCGGCTTGGAGCGCCTGCGTACGGCACTCGCCGACTACGGCACGGCCTATTCCGGGGTGTTGGACGCGGTGTGTGCGACGCTTCCGGCGCCCGAGCGATCCGACGCCCCCGTCGGCGGCGCGGACGGACGGACGGCCCGGGGGCGGGCGGTCGGCGGTGCCGACGCGGCGGTGCCTGCTGTGCCGATGCAGGCCCGCCGATCGGAGGAGGCTGCGGCAGGCCCACGCGCCGCCGAACGCACGCGGCGCTGA
- a CDS encoding rRNA methyltransferase: MAYRYATERRDQSDLASGNVLRSAPGHPGFPVRLADELFQRAAARLPDAPLSLWDPCCGSGHLAASVGLLHRDRLSRLLATDTDPAALSIAERNLALLTRSGLADRERGLRADAAELSKPALLERAGTAARLAERLDGLGGDLGHRVRAGDAFAPVVPEHPVDLVLTDVPYGGLTAFSGAAPAGDPVPALVRALAAVVPGHAVLAVTARTRKVPLPEGVRALERVRVGVRAAALVRAADAAA; this comes from the coding sequence GTGGCCTACCGCTACGCGACCGAGCGCCGCGACCAGTCGGACTTGGCTAGTGGAAACGTCCTCCGTTCAGCGCCGGGCCACCCCGGTTTCCCCGTCCGCCTGGCGGATGAGCTCTTCCAGCGCGCTGCCGCCCGCCTTCCGGACGCACCGCTCTCGCTGTGGGACCCCTGCTGCGGCAGCGGGCACCTGGCGGCATCCGTCGGGCTGCTGCATCGCGACCGGTTGAGCCGGCTGCTGGCCACCGACACCGATCCTGCCGCGCTGTCCATCGCCGAGCGCAACCTGGCCTTGCTGACCCGGTCCGGCCTGGCCGACCGTGAACGCGGATTGCGCGCCGACGCCGCGGAGTTGTCCAAACCCGCTCTGCTCGAACGCGCCGGCACGGCTGCGCGGCTGGCCGAGCGGCTGGACGGGCTGGGCGGCGATCTCGGTCACCGGGTGCGGGCGGGCGACGCATTCGCACCGGTCGTGCCCGAGCACCCGGTCGACCTCGTCCTCACCGACGTGCCCTACGGCGGCCTCACCGCATTCTCGGGTGCTGCGCCCGCGGGCGATCCCGTACCCGCTCTCGTGCGTGCGCTGGCTGCCGTGGTGCCCGGCCACGCTGTGCTGGCGGTGACTGCGCGCACCCGCAAAGTCCCGCTTCCGGAGGGTGTGCGTGCGCTGGAGCGGGTCCGCGTCGGCGTCCGCGCGGCCGCGCTGGTGCGCGCCGCGGACGCGGCGGCCTGA
- a CDS encoding RNA-binding S4 domain-containing protein — protein sequence MPPAHTSGRVDRWVWAVRLAKTRADAAQACRGGHVRVNDRPAKPATAVREGDEVQVRLNGVTRVVDVTRVIDKRVGAQVARRCYTDRSPEPTPQPRGAVLRRDKGAGRPTKRDRRQIEQLRREGL from the coding sequence ATGCCGCCGGCGCACACCAGCGGACGCGTGGACCGCTGGGTGTGGGCGGTGCGCCTGGCCAAGACCCGCGCCGACGCCGCCCAGGCGTGCCGCGGCGGGCACGTGCGCGTCAACGACCGGCCCGCCAAGCCGGCGACGGCCGTCCGCGAAGGCGACGAGGTGCAGGTGCGGCTGAACGGGGTGACCCGCGTCGTCGACGTGACCAGGGTCATCGACAAGCGCGTGGGCGCCCAGGTCGCCCGCCGCTGCTACACCGACCGCAGCCCCGAGCCCACGCCCCAGCCGCGAGGCGCGGTCCTGCGCCGCGACAAGGGTGCGGGCCGTCCCACCAAGCGCGACCGGCGCCAGATCGAACAGCTGCGCCGCGAAGGGCTCTGA
- a CDS encoding ATP-binding protein produces the protein MTLHPNDADRTRVAACRWFPGSPSSVRDVRRFITNRLADCPQADDAVLVASELATNAIQHTESGTWTTGFLVMLEHTADEGVLITVHDAGTTSSTPYMEDFKPDTDRGRGLTLVNAVAKSWGSQGGPAERMTWCVVKCR, from the coding sequence ATGACCCTCCACCCCAACGACGCCGACCGGACCCGCGTCGCCGCCTGCCGCTGGTTCCCCGGAAGCCCCTCCTCCGTGCGGGACGTGCGCCGGTTCATCACGAACCGACTGGCCGACTGCCCCCAAGCCGACGACGCCGTCCTCGTCGCCAGCGAACTCGCCACCAACGCCATCCAGCACACCGAATCGGGCACCTGGACCACCGGCTTCCTCGTCATGCTTGAGCACACGGCCGACGAGGGTGTCCTGATCACCGTCCACGACGCCGGCACCACGTCCAGCACGCCCTACATGGAGGACTTCAAGCCCGACACCGACCGCGGGCGCGGGCTGACCCTCGTGAACGCGGTCGCCAAGAGCTGGGGCAGCCAAGGCGGACCGGCCGAGCGTATGACGTGGTGCGTTGTGAAGTGCCGCTAG
- a CDS encoding putative quinol monooxygenase yields the protein MFGLAVRFTLKDEESASGFDALVAETLPQIREGEPGTLVYAVHRVEDKPLERYFYELYRDRAAFDAHEQQPHVKRFLDARGQYLASVEVDFLTVQDAKGVTG from the coding sequence ATGTTCGGACTGGCGGTGCGGTTCACGCTGAAGGACGAGGAGAGCGCGTCAGGCTTCGATGCGCTGGTGGCGGAGACGCTTCCGCAGATCCGCGAGGGTGAACCGGGCACCCTCGTCTACGCGGTGCACCGGGTGGAGGACAAGCCGCTTGAGCGGTACTTCTACGAGCTGTACCGCGACCGGGCCGCCTTCGACGCCCACGAGCAGCAGCCGCATGTGAAGCGGTTCCTCGACGCGCGCGGCCAGTACCTCGCATCCGTCGAAGTCGACTTCCTGACGGTGCAGGACGCCAAGGGAGTTACCGGGTGA
- a CDS encoding helix-turn-helix domain-containing protein produces MSNEYQKALGRKIAQHRKRRGLSQREFAGLVDRSEAWVSQVERGVRRIDRMSVLEGVADVLEVPLSELAAESPIVASTSDEAPGSSRLRLVLSRAHALSAILGNGGATPDVDDLRRRTEQAWTLTHASQYMELTELLEALIPGLETAARSVPNGERLPLFRLLNSTYQACSSALTKLGEYEAAWIAADRAITAAERADDPLLMAAGEFRLCLTFQGSGYYEQVEATAGTSCEALSNLAEQGDNEAMSLVGALTLQRAVAAARRNEATAAYRHIAYARSVAERLEGDRNDYNTEFGPTNVALHEVGVAVELGDAGVALRAADGVDASGLSSERQGRFLIDVARAHLQRRSADSAVSALERAERITPEQVRSHPLVRQALGDLLTVQDPPGPALQSLARRAGAL; encoded by the coding sequence GTGAGCAACGAGTATCAGAAGGCGCTCGGGCGCAAGATCGCCCAGCACCGCAAGCGCCGCGGACTCTCCCAACGGGAGTTCGCCGGCCTCGTCGACCGCTCGGAAGCCTGGGTCTCCCAGGTCGAGCGGGGTGTCCGCCGGATCGATCGCATGTCGGTTCTGGAAGGCGTCGCAGACGTCCTCGAAGTGCCGCTCTCCGAGTTGGCCGCCGAGTCGCCGATCGTCGCCTCGACCTCCGACGAGGCTCCCGGCAGTAGTCGCCTGCGCTTGGTCTTGAGCCGCGCTCATGCGCTGAGCGCGATCCTCGGCAACGGCGGCGCCACCCCTGACGTGGACGATCTGCGCCGGCGGACCGAGCAGGCGTGGACCCTGACGCACGCAAGCCAGTACATGGAGTTGACGGAACTCCTGGAAGCGCTGATCCCGGGTCTGGAGACCGCCGCGCGCTCAGTGCCCAACGGTGAGCGCTTGCCGCTGTTCCGCCTGCTCAATTCCACCTATCAGGCATGCTCGTCAGCGTTGACCAAGCTGGGCGAGTACGAGGCGGCGTGGATCGCCGCTGATCGGGCGATAACAGCGGCCGAACGGGCGGATGATCCGCTGCTGATGGCCGCCGGTGAGTTCCGGCTGTGCCTGACCTTCCAGGGGTCGGGCTACTACGAGCAGGTGGAAGCGACCGCGGGCACCTCGTGCGAAGCGCTGTCGAACCTCGCCGAGCAGGGGGACAACGAGGCCATGTCCCTCGTCGGGGCGCTGACCCTGCAACGCGCCGTCGCTGCGGCTCGGCGCAACGAGGCCACCGCCGCCTATCGCCACATCGCGTATGCGCGCTCGGTCGCCGAGCGCTTGGAGGGCGACCGCAACGACTACAACACCGAGTTCGGGCCGACCAACGTCGCGCTTCACGAGGTCGGGGTCGCTGTGGAGCTCGGGGACGCCGGTGTCGCCCTGCGGGCCGCGGACGGGGTCGACGCGTCCGGGCTGTCCTCCGAGCGCCAAGGGCGGTTCCTGATCGACGTGGCGCGCGCACATCTTCAGCGCCGCAGCGCCGATAGCGCCGTCTCGGCGCTGGAACGGGCTGAGCGGATCACACCTGAGCAGGTGCGTAGTCATCCGCTGGTGCGCCAAGCACTCGGTGACCTGCTGACGGTTCAGGACCCTCCGGGGCCGGCCCTGCAAAGTCTCGCCAGACGTGCGGGCGCACTCTGA
- a CDS encoding plasmid replication, integration and excision activator, with product MAIQGALPVEFGTVFPHGAYALSVEAITDFETKRPQMDKNTGLPLWAVDVIDADPEARGKAKSVKVKVAAEHCPTLPDEVPGLPFRPVEFEQMSVMPYVDDSGRRPRVAYSLRARGVKTPGGGGSRKAPAAAGAGGSGGKDAG from the coding sequence ATGGCGATTCAGGGTGCGCTGCCGGTGGAGTTCGGGACGGTGTTCCCGCACGGCGCTTACGCGCTGTCGGTGGAGGCGATCACCGACTTCGAGACCAAGCGTCCGCAGATGGACAAGAACACCGGGTTGCCGCTGTGGGCGGTGGACGTGATCGACGCCGATCCGGAAGCCCGGGGCAAGGCAAAGAGCGTGAAGGTGAAGGTGGCCGCCGAGCACTGCCCGACCCTGCCCGACGAGGTGCCCGGCCTGCCCTTCCGGCCCGTGGAGTTCGAGCAGATGTCGGTCATGCCCTACGTCGACGACTCCGGACGCCGGCCCCGCGTCGCCTACTCGCTGCGGGCGCGCGGCGTGAAGACCCCCGGCGGCGGTGGTTCCCGCAAGGCCCCGGCCGCTGCTGGTGCCGGTGGCTCCGGCGGTAAGGACGCGGGCTGA
- a CDS encoding FtsK/SpoIIIE domain-containing protein, with protein MLRSSKAGATQVQPTAPVPAQTIRFSTPVVETPGIVVVAGWVWRLLRLLAVLPVRFPVAVATVAASALLAYLIGWFGLAAAWTVADVALLVWWRRWPESFKTRVARRVLATWRWLWVYRRHWQPVLVVSGLAESYLERQFLPQIRGVTCSAWADRVRVKLVAGTAPAEFEQRVSELAHGFGAPSCRVEVRGPRDLVLEFPRRDMLAERIDALPVPDSPDGIDLAALPVGRCEDGQPWNLRLHGTHVLTVGVTGAGKGSVLWSAIRAMTPAITAGSAEVWAIDPKRMELSYGRALFAHYADAADEAVSLLEDAVGAMQERAERYAGRKRVHVSSVRDPFVVVVLDEVAFLTAYHPERDIRRRAENAIATLTSQGRSVGFCVLAALQDPRKEVLNLRNLFPDKVALRLDEASQVDMVLGDGARDRGANAHLIDPDLPGVAFVKLEGSPAPVRVRAAFVTDADIDHMASRYSGASSVSDEVAR; from the coding sequence ATGCTGCGCAGCTCCAAGGCGGGCGCCACCCAAGTCCAGCCCACCGCTCCGGTACCGGCGCAGACCATCCGCTTCAGTACACCCGTGGTCGAGACGCCCGGCATCGTCGTCGTGGCGGGTTGGGTGTGGCGGCTCCTGCGCCTGCTCGCGGTGCTGCCGGTCCGCTTTCCCGTGGCCGTCGCGACTGTGGCGGCCTCTGCTCTCCTGGCCTACCTCATCGGCTGGTTCGGGCTGGCGGCAGCTTGGACGGTCGCCGATGTCGCCCTGTTGGTGTGGTGGCGACGCTGGCCAGAGTCGTTCAAGACCCGTGTGGCGCGGCGGGTACTGGCTACGTGGCGGTGGCTGTGGGTCTACCGCCGCCACTGGCAACCCGTGCTCGTCGTCTCCGGGTTGGCCGAGTCGTACCTCGAACGGCAGTTCCTCCCGCAGATCCGGGGTGTCACCTGCTCGGCCTGGGCCGACCGGGTGCGGGTGAAGCTGGTGGCCGGCACCGCCCCGGCCGAGTTCGAACAGCGCGTCTCCGAGCTGGCGCACGGCTTCGGCGCTCCCTCGTGCCGCGTAGAAGTGCGTGGCCCGCGGGATCTGGTGTTGGAGTTCCCGCGCCGCGACATGCTCGCCGAGCGGATCGACGCGCTACCGGTCCCGGACTCGCCGGACGGCATCGACCTGGCCGCGCTGCCGGTCGGACGCTGTGAGGACGGGCAACCATGGAACCTGCGGCTGCACGGAACCCACGTCCTCACGGTCGGGGTGACCGGGGCCGGTAAAGGCTCGGTGCTGTGGTCGGCCATCCGCGCCATGACCCCGGCGATCACTGCGGGGTCGGCTGAGGTGTGGGCGATCGATCCCAAGCGGATGGAACTGTCCTACGGCCGCGCCCTGTTCGCCCACTACGCTGACGCGGCCGACGAGGCGGTGTCTCTTCTGGAAGACGCTGTCGGGGCGATGCAGGAGCGGGCCGAGCGCTACGCGGGTCGCAAACGTGTCCACGTCTCCTCAGTGCGGGATCCGTTCGTGGTGGTGGTCCTGGACGAGGTGGCGTTCCTGACCGCTTACCACCCCGAGCGCGACATCCGCCGGCGCGCCGAGAACGCCATCGCCACCCTCACTAGTCAGGGACGGTCGGTCGGGTTCTGCGTGCTGGCCGCACTCCAGGACCCCCGCAAGGAGGTGCTGAACCTCCGGAACCTGTTCCCGGACAAGGTCGCGCTCCGGCTGGACGAGGCAAGCCAGGTGGACATGGTCCTCGGGGACGGCGCACGGGATCGAGGGGCCAACGCTCACCTCATCGATCCCGACCTTCCCGGTGTCGCGTTCGTGAAGCTGGAAGGATCGCCGGCCCCGGTGCGAGTGCGGGCCGCCTTCGTCACCGATGCCGACATCGACCACATGGCATCGCGCTACTCGGGTGCGTCCTCGGTCTCCGACGAGGTGGCGCGGTGA
- a CDS encoding replication initiator — protein MPTPTGKSTRAERQAQPLAREVAEQIAADKGVCIRPVSLRRTDITTGRTEIVDVPCGSTLESRCPSCARRKRSIRRSQCEEGWHLDEEPTVVPDAPSEVQRAWVERRAMVTAERDRLVDEGDADADEVAALDQAIADLDAEIADAGMRGSVSRGASSASQGRRVRSTKRRQDAPDLPKRQMAKTTVGRAYEDPATGRSFRPSLFLTLTCDTYGRVKSDGTPVDPSTYDYRRAARDALHFSKLVDRFVQNLRRVAGFDVQYFATVEPQRRLAPHLHMATRGTIPRAELRQIAAATYHQVWWPNADEAVYAGENLPVFDEATENYLDPVTGEVLPTWEQALDALDADPSAEPMHVVRFGPQVDAKGVVAGTEDADRCVRYLAKYLTKDIAECHEISTDAQARHVERLVEALRFEPCSPRCSNWLRYGVQPENAKAGMVPGFCRNKAHRREHLGYAGRRVLVSRKWSGKTVADHKADRLRWVLDSLGVDPDADPDENEGQGDGTASALSSVSSGNHAWELARPTDPDVPPREHRLLRAVGEALKRRAQLDAARQHRTDDLPATPDLEQVAYP, from the coding sequence ATGCCCACTCCGACCGGCAAGTCCACACGCGCCGAGCGCCAAGCGCAACCCCTCGCGCGTGAGGTAGCCGAGCAGATCGCCGCCGACAAGGGCGTGTGCATCCGCCCGGTGTCCCTGCGCCGCACCGACATCACCACGGGCCGAACCGAGATCGTGGACGTGCCGTGCGGCTCCACGCTGGAATCCCGGTGCCCGTCCTGCGCCCGGCGCAAGCGCTCGATCCGGCGGTCCCAGTGCGAAGAGGGCTGGCACCTCGACGAGGAACCGACCGTGGTTCCAGACGCGCCGTCCGAGGTGCAGCGGGCGTGGGTGGAGCGTCGTGCGATGGTGACGGCCGAGCGGGATCGGCTCGTCGACGAGGGCGATGCGGATGCCGACGAGGTGGCCGCGTTGGATCAGGCCATCGCCGACCTGGACGCCGAGATCGCGGACGCGGGCATGCGCGGCTCGGTCTCGCGGGGCGCCTCGTCGGCATCTCAGGGACGCCGTGTCCGCTCGACCAAGCGGCGCCAGGATGCGCCCGACCTGCCGAAACGGCAGATGGCCAAGACGACCGTGGGGCGCGCCTACGAGGATCCGGCGACCGGCAGGAGCTTCCGGCCGTCGCTGTTCCTCACGCTGACCTGCGACACCTACGGGCGGGTGAAGTCCGATGGCACGCCGGTGGACCCGTCGACGTATGACTACCGGCGTGCGGCGCGGGATGCGCTGCATTTCTCCAAGCTCGTCGACCGGTTCGTGCAGAACCTGCGCCGGGTGGCGGGGTTCGATGTGCAGTACTTCGCGACCGTGGAGCCGCAACGCAGGCTGGCGCCGCACCTGCACATGGCCACGCGGGGGACCATTCCGCGTGCGGAGCTGCGGCAGATCGCGGCGGCCACGTATCACCAGGTGTGGTGGCCCAACGCCGACGAGGCGGTCTATGCGGGTGAGAATCTGCCGGTCTTCGACGAGGCGACCGAGAACTACCTCGATCCCGTGACCGGCGAAGTGCTGCCCACCTGGGAACAGGCGCTCGACGCCCTCGACGCCGACCCTTCGGCGGAACCGATGCACGTGGTCCGCTTCGGGCCACAGGTCGACGCCAAGGGCGTGGTGGCCGGCACCGAGGACGCCGACCGGTGCGTGCGCTATCTGGCGAAGTACCTCACCAAGGACATCGCCGAATGCCACGAGATCAGCACCGACGCGCAGGCGCGCCACGTGGAACGCCTCGTGGAGGCGCTGCGGTTCGAACCGTGCTCGCCGCGCTGCTCCAACTGGCTGCGCTACGGCGTCCAACCCGAGAACGCCAAAGCGGGCATGGTGCCCGGCTTCTGCCGCAACAAAGCCCACCGCCGCGAACACCTCGGCTACGCCGGGCGCCGCGTCCTCGTCTCGCGCAAGTGGTCCGGCAAGACCGTGGCCGACCACAAGGCGGACCGGCTGCGGTGGGTTCTGGACTCGCTCGGCGTGGACCCCGACGCCGACCCTGACGAGAACGAGGGCCAGGGCGACGGCACCGCTTCCGCACTCTCCTCGGTGTCCTCCGGCAACCACGCATGGGAACTCGCCCGCCCCACCGACCCCGACGTCCCACCACGCGAACACCGCCTCCTGCGCGCGGTCGGCGAAGCCCTCAAACGCCGCGCCCAGCTCGACGCCGCTCGGCAACACCGAACCGACGACCTTCCGGCAACCCCAGACCTGGAACAGGTGGCCTACCCATGA
- a CDS encoding helix-turn-helix domain-containing protein, with translation MSDLVLTVDEAAARLRVSRWTLYNLIRAGQLRTVKIGRRRLVPVAALAECIDALGEVA, from the coding sequence ATGAGTGATCTGGTCCTAACCGTCGACGAGGCGGCCGCCCGGCTCCGCGTAAGCCGCTGGACGCTGTACAACCTCATCCGCGCCGGTCAGCTCCGCACGGTCAAGATCGGGCGGCGCCGGCTGGTTCCCGTGGCCGCGCTCGCCGAGTGCATCGACGCTCTCGGGGAGGTGGCCTGA
- a CDS encoding tyrosine-type recombinase/integrase: MPGKGDGGNRRRNDRSKRANGDGSIWQRKDGRYAYAAYVLTTEGTFKRVQGYAKDRDEARSKLNKLLADSDQGIPVASENWRVDEYLTYWLEHVVKAERRPKTVQGYEGVIRRHLIPNLGKKRLGKLTARDVRTFITRIRQECQCCKNGTDAARTTPECCAASPKVCCGSTLSPRMVQSIHAVLRNALESAAREEIIPRNVAKLVKVSPPRYGVNRGLDVPEAKRLLKVSADDRFHALYVLALCLGLRRGELLGLRWEDVDLDAGQLEIVHTLQRVNGSLRLVPPKTDDSSRTVPLPGLCVQALRDHRKRQFAERSDAWPDWEEQGLVFPSRRGTPLEPDNLRRTWEPLRRKAGLDGVRFHDLRHTCVTLLLNLDVPPQVVREIVGHSDIGVTMTIYAHASLEDKRRALGRLGDALG; the protein is encoded by the coding sequence ATGCCTGGCAAGGGCGACGGCGGCAACCGCCGCAGGAACGACCGCTCCAAGCGCGCCAACGGCGACGGGAGCATCTGGCAGCGCAAGGACGGCCGATATGCCTACGCCGCCTACGTGCTGACCACTGAGGGCACGTTCAAGCGCGTGCAGGGCTACGCCAAAGACCGCGACGAGGCCCGGTCGAAGCTGAACAAGCTCCTCGCCGACTCCGACCAAGGAATCCCGGTGGCCTCGGAGAACTGGCGCGTAGACGAGTACCTGACCTACTGGCTCGAACACGTCGTCAAGGCCGAACGCCGCCCCAAGACCGTCCAAGGCTACGAGGGTGTCATCCGCCGTCACCTCATCCCCAACCTGGGGAAGAAGCGGCTCGGCAAACTGACCGCCCGCGACGTCCGCACCTTCATCACACGCATTCGGCAAGAGTGCCAGTGCTGCAAGAACGGCACCGACGCCGCCCGCACGACGCCCGAGTGCTGCGCCGCCTCCCCCAAGGTGTGCTGCGGCTCGACGCTCTCACCGCGCATGGTCCAGTCCATCCACGCGGTGCTGCGCAACGCCCTGGAATCGGCAGCCCGTGAAGAGATCATCCCGCGCAACGTCGCGAAGCTGGTCAAGGTTTCGCCGCCCCGCTACGGGGTGAACCGCGGGCTGGATGTGCCGGAGGCGAAGCGGCTGCTCAAGGTCTCGGCAGACGACCGGTTCCACGCGCTCTACGTCCTGGCGCTCTGCCTCGGCCTGCGGCGCGGCGAACTGCTCGGGCTCCGCTGGGAAGACGTCGACCTCGACGCCGGACAACTGGAGATCGTGCACACCCTCCAGCGCGTCAACGGCTCACTGCGCCTGGTCCCGCCCAAGACCGACGACTCCTCGCGCACGGTCCCGCTGCCCGGCCTGTGTGTGCAGGCGCTACGCGACCACCGCAAGCGGCAGTTCGCCGAACGCTCCGACGCCTGGCCGGACTGGGAGGAACAGGGGCTCGTCTTCCCCTCCCGGCGCGGTACGCCGCTGGAACCGGACAACCTGCGTCGGACTTGGGAGCCGCTCCGCCGGAAGGCCGGCCTCGACGGCGTGCGCTTCCACGACCTTCGGCACACCTGCGTGACGCTGCTGCTCAACCTCGACGTGCCGCCGCAGGTGGTCCGCGAGATCGTCGGACACAGCGACATCGGGGTAACGATGACCATCTACGCGCACGCGTCGTTGGAAGACAAGCGGCGCGCGCTCGGGCGCCTGGGCGACGCCCTCGGGTAA